One Sphaerisporangium krabiense DNA segment encodes these proteins:
- a CDS encoding ABC transporter substrate-binding protein — MANRRHLTIAGMAAAMLLATACQTDSGVAGPSGSATPERAGKPTSGGTLRLVGGGDVDHLDPTSTYYTVTNGILRAYARQLFTLPASNDAKKALEVIPDVATEIPTTANGGLSADQLTYTVKLRPGVQWDTNPPRQVTAQDFVRGFKRICNPVAGSGAPGYYTSTIKGMAGYCADYAKAFTSAKPTPQGLADFQNSHEIEGVKAKDDLTIVFTLTRPASDFLNILALNFASAAPQEYDRYAPDDARFRQNVISNGPYKITKYVATKEIRLERNPAWKQEADPVRHQYVDAIEVKESVTEPDSVQQQLEAGTADLSWDLPVPTAQLPRLTSSGDPNFKIFPGAVTNPYLVFNLQSGNENGAMGKLKVRQAIEYAISKTAINKIYGGKELNTPLHTVIPPGNIGYQEYDPYPTPGDNGDPAKCKALLAEAGYPNGLTLTGAFRNAGNHPAVYQSYSADLKKCGITVKGLPIRQGDFYAYLQTPSNAKASKWDISAPGWIPDWYGNNGRAIIQPLFQTNCSPGTSNYGCYSNPKVDDLIKQALTASDQATAAGLWHQVDQQVLADAVIVPFQNQNYPIYHSKRVKNALYLTAFQFYDVTNLWLDPPTP, encoded by the coding sequence ATGGCCAACAGGCGCCATCTCACCATCGCGGGTATGGCCGCGGCGATGTTGCTCGCCACGGCGTGTCAGACGGACAGCGGCGTCGCGGGCCCGAGCGGGTCCGCCACGCCGGAGCGGGCGGGCAAGCCCACCTCGGGCGGCACGCTGCGCCTGGTCGGAGGCGGCGACGTCGACCACCTCGACCCCACCAGCACCTACTACACGGTCACCAACGGCATCCTGCGCGCCTACGCCCGCCAGCTCTTCACGCTGCCGGCGTCCAACGACGCCAAGAAGGCCCTGGAGGTCATCCCGGACGTCGCCACGGAGATCCCGACGACGGCCAACGGGGGCCTCAGCGCCGACCAGCTCACCTACACCGTCAAGCTGCGCCCGGGCGTCCAGTGGGACACGAATCCGCCCCGGCAGGTCACCGCGCAGGACTTCGTCCGCGGCTTCAAGCGGATCTGCAACCCCGTGGCCGGCTCGGGCGCGCCGGGCTACTACACCAGCACGATCAAGGGGATGGCCGGCTACTGCGCGGACTACGCCAAGGCGTTCACCTCGGCCAAGCCGACGCCGCAGGGCCTGGCCGACTTCCAGAACTCCCACGAGATCGAGGGCGTGAAGGCCAAGGACGACCTCACCATCGTCTTCACGCTGACCCGGCCGGCGAGCGACTTCCTCAACATCCTGGCCCTGAACTTCGCCTCCGCGGCGCCGCAGGAGTACGACCGGTACGCCCCTGACGACGCGCGGTTCCGGCAGAACGTGATCTCCAACGGCCCGTACAAGATCACCAAGTACGTGGCGACCAAGGAGATCCGGCTGGAGCGCAACCCGGCCTGGAAGCAGGAGGCGGACCCGGTCCGGCACCAGTACGTCGACGCCATCGAGGTCAAGGAGAGCGTCACCGAGCCGGACAGCGTGCAGCAGCAGCTGGAGGCCGGCACCGCCGACCTGTCGTGGGACCTGCCGGTCCCGACCGCGCAGCTTCCCCGCCTGACCTCCTCCGGCGACCCCAACTTCAAGATCTTCCCCGGCGCGGTCACCAACCCGTACCTCGTCTTCAACCTGCAGAGCGGGAACGAGAACGGCGCGATGGGCAAGCTCAAGGTGCGCCAGGCCATCGAGTACGCCATCAGCAAGACCGCCATCAACAAGATCTACGGCGGCAAGGAGCTCAACACGCCGCTGCACACCGTCATCCCGCCCGGCAACATCGGCTACCAGGAGTACGACCCGTACCCCACGCCCGGCGACAACGGCGACCCGGCCAAGTGCAAGGCGCTGCTGGCCGAGGCGGGCTACCCCAACGGGCTGACGCTGACCGGCGCGTTCCGCAACGCGGGCAACCACCCGGCGGTGTACCAGTCCTACTCCGCCGACCTGAAGAAGTGCGGCATCACGGTCAAGGGCCTGCCGATCCGGCAGGGCGACTTCTACGCCTACCTGCAGACGCCGTCCAACGCCAAGGCGAGCAAGTGGGACATATCCGCGCCGGGCTGGATCCCGGACTGGTACGGCAACAACGGCCGGGCGATCATCCAGCCGCTGTTCCAGACCAACTGCTCCCCGGGCACCAGCAACTACGGCTGCTACAGCAACCCCAAGGTCGACGACCTGATCAAGCAGGCGCTGACCGCGTCCGACCAGGCCACGGCCGCGGGCCTGTGGCACCAGGTGGACCAGCAGGTGCTGGCCGACGCCGTCATCGTGCCCTTCCAGAACCAGAACTATCCGATCTACCACTCCAAGCGGGTCAAGAACGCCCTCTACCTGACGGCGTTCCAGTTCTACGACGTCACCAACCTGTGGCTGGACCCGCCGACCCCATGA
- a CDS encoding adenosylhomocysteinase, translated as MEADDAQFAEAGERRIDWAMRAMPVLRAVGERFAATRPLEGLRIAACLHVTAETAVLMGALRAGGAVIALAASNPLSTQDDVAAALRGYDVDVRARAGVDRDTYYRHINEALDIAPDLVLDDGCDLVNILHTERLDLLDGVGGGCEETTTGIIRLRQMAAEQALRFPVVAVNDTRIKRMFDNRYGTGQSTLDGITRATNMLIAGRTVVVAGFGFCGRGVAERARGQGARVIVTEIDPVKALDASLQGYEVLPMERAARAGDLFITVTGNRDVIRAEHLAEMRDGAVLANAGHFDVEIDVRALEGLAEDVTRGVRPHTDEYVLPGGRRLLLLAEGRLVNLTAAEGHPAAVMDMSFSAQALAVAWLAAERARLAPGVYDVPADIDAEVARLKLAAAGIAIDALTPAQTDYLRSWRLGS; from the coding sequence GTGGAAGCCGACGACGCGCAGTTCGCCGAGGCCGGGGAGCGCCGGATCGACTGGGCCATGCGCGCGATGCCCGTGCTGCGCGCGGTCGGGGAGCGGTTCGCGGCGACCCGCCCGCTGGAGGGCCTGAGGATCGCGGCGTGCCTGCACGTCACGGCCGAGACCGCCGTGCTGATGGGGGCGCTCAGGGCCGGGGGCGCGGTGATCGCGCTCGCCGCCTCCAACCCGCTGTCCACCCAGGACGACGTGGCGGCGGCGCTGCGCGGCTACGACGTGGACGTGCGGGCCCGCGCCGGGGTGGACCGCGACACCTACTACCGGCACATCAACGAGGCGCTGGACATCGCGCCCGACCTGGTGCTCGACGACGGCTGCGACCTGGTCAACATCCTGCACACCGAGCGCCTGGACCTGCTGGACGGGGTCGGCGGCGGCTGCGAGGAGACCACCACCGGCATCATCCGCCTGCGCCAGATGGCCGCCGAGCAGGCCCTGCGCTTCCCGGTGGTCGCGGTCAACGACACCCGCATCAAGCGCATGTTCGACAACCGGTACGGCACCGGCCAGTCCACGCTGGACGGCATCACGCGCGCCACCAACATGCTCATCGCCGGGCGCACGGTCGTCGTCGCCGGGTTCGGCTTCTGCGGGCGCGGCGTCGCCGAGCGGGCCAGGGGGCAGGGGGCGCGGGTCATCGTCACCGAGATCGACCCGGTGAAGGCCCTGGACGCCAGCCTGCAGGGGTACGAGGTGCTGCCCATGGAGCGGGCGGCCCGCGCGGGCGACCTGTTCATCACCGTCACCGGCAACCGCGACGTGATCCGGGCCGAGCACCTGGCCGAGATGCGCGACGGCGCCGTCCTGGCCAACGCCGGCCACTTCGACGTCGAGATCGACGTCCGGGCCCTGGAGGGCCTGGCCGAGGACGTCACCCGCGGCGTGCGGCCCCACACCGACGAGTACGTCCTGCCCGGCGGGCGCCGCCTCCTGCTGCTCGCCGAGGGCCGCCTGGTCAACCTGACGGCCGCCGAGGGGCATCCCGCGGCCGTCATGGACATGTCGTTCTCCGCGCAGGCGCTGGCCGTCGCGTGGCTGGCCGCCGAGCGCGCCCGCCTCGCCCCCGGGGTGTACGACGTCCCGGCGGACATCGACGCCGAGGTGGCGCGGCTCAAGCTGGCCGCGGCCGGCATCGCCATCGACGCCCTCACGCCCGCGCAGACGGACTATCTGCGCTCCTGGCGGCTCGGCTCCTGA
- the ahcY gene encoding adenosylhomocysteinase, with protein MDYKVADLSLADFGRREIQLAEHEMPGLMAIRREYAASRPLAGAKIMGSLHMTIQTAVLIETLVALGADVRWVSCNIFSTQDHAAAAVVVGPEGTVDDPKGVPVFAWKGETLEEYWWCTERALSWPGGGGPNMILDDGGDATLLVHKGAEYEKAGAVPTAAEDDPEEWKIILDLLRRTVTSEGRWTRVAEGIKGVTEETTTGVHRLYEMFKNGTLLFPAINVNDSVTKSKFDNKYGCRHSVIDGLNRATDVLIGGKVAVVCGYGDVGKGCADALRGQGARVIVTEIDPICALQAAMDGFQVTTLEDVVGIADIFVTTTGNFNIITADHMSRMKHQAIVSNIGHFDNEIDMAGLAKLPGIVKTEVKPQVHTWTFPDGHNIIVLAEGRLMNLGCATGHPSFVMSNSFTNQVIAQIELFTKTEQYPIGVYVLPKHLDEKVARLHLDALGVKLTTLTKAQAEYIGVDVEGPYKPDHYRY; from the coding sequence ATGGACTACAAGGTCGCGGACCTTTCGCTCGCCGACTTCGGTCGCAGGGAGATCCAGCTCGCCGAGCACGAGATGCCCGGCCTGATGGCGATCCGCCGCGAGTACGCCGCGTCGCGCCCGCTGGCCGGCGCGAAGATCATGGGCTCGCTGCACATGACCATCCAGACCGCCGTCCTGATCGAGACGCTGGTGGCCCTCGGCGCCGACGTCCGCTGGGTGAGCTGCAACATCTTCTCCACGCAGGATCACGCGGCCGCCGCGGTCGTGGTCGGCCCCGAGGGCACCGTGGACGACCCCAAGGGCGTCCCGGTCTTCGCCTGGAAGGGCGAGACGCTGGAAGAGTACTGGTGGTGCACCGAGCGGGCCCTGAGCTGGCCCGGCGGCGGCGGCCCCAACATGATCCTCGACGACGGCGGCGACGCCACCCTGCTCGTCCACAAGGGCGCCGAGTACGAGAAGGCCGGCGCCGTCCCGACGGCCGCCGAGGACGACCCGGAGGAGTGGAAGATCATCCTCGACCTCCTCCGCCGCACGGTGACCTCCGAGGGCCGCTGGACCCGGGTCGCCGAGGGCATCAAGGGCGTCACCGAGGAGACCACCACCGGCGTCCACCGCCTGTACGAGATGTTCAAGAACGGCACGCTGCTCTTCCCGGCGATCAACGTCAACGACTCGGTCACCAAGTCGAAGTTCGACAACAAGTACGGCTGCCGCCACAGCGTGATCGACGGCCTCAACCGCGCCACCGACGTCCTCATCGGCGGCAAGGTGGCCGTGGTCTGCGGCTACGGCGACGTGGGCAAGGGCTGCGCCGACGCGCTGCGCGGCCAGGGCGCCCGCGTGATCGTCACCGAGATCGACCCGATCTGCGCCCTGCAGGCGGCCATGGACGGCTTCCAGGTCACCACCCTGGAGGACGTCGTCGGCATCGCGGACATCTTCGTGACCACCACCGGCAACTTCAACATCATCACGGCCGACCACATGAGCCGGATGAAGCACCAGGCGATCGTCTCCAACATCGGCCACTTCGACAACGAGATCGACATGGCCGGCCTGGCGAAGCTGCCCGGCATCGTGAAGACCGAGGTCAAGCCGCAGGTCCACACCTGGACCTTCCCCGACGGGCACAACATCATCGTGCTCGCCGAGGGCCGCCTCATGAACCTGGGCTGCGCCACCGGCCACCCCAGCTTCGTGATGTCCAACTCCTTCACCAACCAGGTGATCGCCCAGATCGAGCTGTTCACCAAGACCGAGCAGTACCCGATCGGCGTCTACGTGCTGCCCAAGCACCTGGACGAGAAGGTCGCCCGGCTGCACCTGGACGCGCTCGGCGTCAAGCTGACCACGCTCACCAAGGCGCAGGCCGAGTACATCGGCGTCGACGTCGAGGGCCCCTACAAGCCGGACCACTACCGCTACTGA
- a CDS encoding MerR family transcriptional regulator translates to MLRYREALGLLPATRSKGAHRRYGPDELAAVTQAMELERRFDVSPAELAFGLRVLSEPAAAQAVRELGLRIGRIHAPRRALDFEKEKALRLLRQGR, encoded by the coding sequence ATGCTCCGATACCGGGAGGCTCTCGGCCTTCTCCCCGCGACCCGCAGCAAGGGCGCGCATCGCCGGTACGGGCCCGACGAGCTCGCCGCCGTCACCCAGGCCATGGAACTGGAGCGGCGCTTCGACGTCTCCCCCGCGGAGCTGGCCTTCGGGCTGCGGGTGCTCAGCGAGCCCGCCGCCGCCCAGGCCGTGCGCGAGCTGGGCCTGCGCATCGGGCGCATCCACGCGCCGCGCCGGGCCCTCGACTTCGAGAAGGAGAAGGCGCTGCGGCTGCTCCGCCAGGGACGGTGA
- a CDS encoding cation diffusion facilitator family transporter, with the protein MSAGGGTKAIIAALGANLAIAVAKFVAFLFTGSSSMLAESVHSVADSGNQALLLLGGKRSRKRENRKHPFGYGRERYFYAFVVAVVLFTIGALFSLYEGFEKITNPHAVESPGWAFGVLIFAIVAEGFSFRTAIKEAGGVKGEESWFTFIRRAKAPELPVVLLEDLGALLGLVFALFGVTMAVVTGEGMWDGVGTLMIGVLLAVIAVILAIETKSLLIGESATPESERQICEALESSERVTKVIHLRTLHLGPEELLVAAKIAVDHDDTAAEVAKGIDEAERRIREAVPIARVIYLEPDLYRPGKESSASADSAPADRS; encoded by the coding sequence GTGAGCGCGGGCGGCGGTACCAAGGCGATCATCGCGGCGTTGGGTGCCAACCTGGCGATCGCGGTGGCGAAGTTCGTGGCGTTCCTGTTCACGGGCTCCTCCTCGATGCTCGCCGAGTCGGTCCACTCGGTGGCGGACTCGGGCAACCAGGCCCTGCTGCTGCTCGGCGGCAAACGATCGCGCAAGCGCGAGAACCGCAAGCACCCCTTCGGCTACGGCCGCGAGCGCTACTTCTACGCGTTCGTGGTGGCGGTGGTGCTGTTCACGATCGGCGCGCTCTTCTCGCTCTACGAGGGCTTCGAGAAGATCACGAACCCGCACGCGGTCGAGTCGCCCGGCTGGGCCTTCGGCGTCCTGATCTTCGCGATCGTCGCGGAGGGCTTCTCCTTCCGCACCGCGATCAAGGAGGCCGGCGGGGTCAAGGGCGAGGAGTCCTGGTTCACGTTCATCCGCCGGGCCAAGGCCCCCGAGCTGCCGGTGGTCCTCCTCGAGGACCTGGGCGCGCTGCTCGGCCTGGTCTTCGCGCTGTTCGGCGTCACGATGGCCGTGGTCACCGGCGAGGGCATGTGGGACGGCGTCGGCACGCTGATGATCGGCGTGCTGCTGGCGGTCATCGCGGTGATCCTCGCGATCGAGACCAAGTCCCTGCTCATCGGCGAGAGCGCGACGCCGGAGTCCGAGCGCCAGATCTGCGAGGCCCTGGAGTCCAGCGAGCGCGTGACCAAGGTGATCCACCTGCGCACGCTGCACCTCGGCCCCGAGGAGCTGCTGGTCGCGGCCAAGATCGCGGTCGACCACGACGACACCGCGGCCGAGGTCGCCAAGGGCATCGACGAGGCCGAGCGGCGCATCCGCGAGGCCGTGCCGATCGCCCGGGTCATCTACCTGGAGCCGGATCTGTATCGGCCGGGCAAGGAGTCCTCCGCGTCCGCGGACTCGGCGCCGGCCGACCGTTCCTGA
- a CDS encoding SIS domain-containing protein gives MSSFEAERLDDTAFLTEGDPSGMLPAVATSGAQVRTSHRGALEGGVARLSDEGRPRALVVAGMGGSAVAGDMLAAVCGPGVPIPIVTVRSYRLPGWVGAADLVVAVSSSGATEETRTLALEAARRGCRLVTVGPSRAPLAAIAEQASGLHLPVVPVAGAVSGARTNLWGVTMPLLGVAAALGLADVGQDAVEAAAKRLEDIAHRCRPSSESFINPGKTLALELAGTIPMIWGTSPIAAAAARRLASQLGVNAKYPAIWGEIPEAGHDQVAAFEGPLAERDIFADSAATTLRLFLLRDLDEHPQVAKRRVLSAGLARDRGVAVSEVTAEGAHPLERLASLVGLADYGSVYLALGYGIDPASVRVIGELKSRISQ, from the coding sequence GTGAGCTCGTTCGAGGCGGAGCGGCTGGACGACACGGCGTTCCTGACCGAGGGCGACCCGTCGGGCATGCTGCCCGCCGTGGCCACCTCCGGCGCGCAGGTGCGCACGTCCCACCGGGGCGCGCTGGAGGGGGGCGTGGCGCGCCTGTCGGACGAGGGGCGTCCGCGGGCGCTGGTCGTGGCGGGCATGGGCGGCTCTGCCGTCGCGGGCGACATGCTGGCGGCGGTGTGCGGCCCGGGCGTCCCGATCCCGATCGTGACCGTGCGGTCCTACCGGCTCCCCGGCTGGGTGGGGGCGGCCGACCTCGTGGTCGCGGTGTCGTCCTCGGGCGCCACCGAGGAGACCCGCACGCTGGCCCTGGAGGCGGCGCGGCGCGGTTGCCGCCTGGTGACCGTCGGCCCGTCGCGCGCCCCGCTGGCGGCGATCGCCGAGCAGGCGTCCGGCCTTCATCTTCCTGTCGTCCCGGTGGCGGGCGCGGTGAGCGGGGCCCGCACCAACCTGTGGGGCGTGACCATGCCGCTGCTGGGGGTCGCCGCGGCGCTCGGGCTGGCCGACGTGGGCCAGGACGCGGTCGAGGCCGCGGCCAAGCGCCTGGAGGACATCGCGCACCGCTGCCGCCCGTCGAGCGAGTCGTTCATCAACCCGGGCAAGACGCTGGCGCTGGAGCTGGCGGGCACGATCCCGATGATCTGGGGCACCTCGCCGATCGCGGCCGCGGCCGCCCGCCGCCTGGCGTCCCAGCTCGGCGTGAACGCCAAGTACCCGGCCATCTGGGGCGAGATCCCCGAGGCCGGCCACGACCAGGTGGCGGCGTTCGAGGGCCCGCTGGCCGAGCGCGACATCTTCGCCGACTCCGCCGCCACGACGCTGCGCCTGTTCCTCCTGCGCGACCTCGACGAGCATCCGCAGGTCGCCAAGCGGCGGGTGCTGTCGGCCGGGCTCGCGCGCGACCGGGGCGTGGCGGTCAGCGAGGTGACGGCCGAGGGGGCGCATCCGCTGGAGCGGCTGGCCTCGCTGGTCGGCCTTGCCGACTACGGGAGCGTGTACCTGGCGCTCGGATACGGCATCGATCCGGCTTCGGTGCGCGTTATCGGGGAACTTAAGTCGAGAATTTCCCAATAA
- a CDS encoding Trm112 family protein, producing MQIADWLLDILTCPNCKSPLTPLSEGDELACASETCGLIYPVRDDIPVLLLDEARKA from the coding sequence GTGCAGATCGCCGACTGGCTGCTCGACATCCTGACCTGCCCGAACTGCAAGTCGCCGCTCACCCCGCTGTCCGAGGGCGACGAGCTGGCGTGCGCGTCGGAGACCTGCGGGCTGATCTACCCCGTCCGCGACGACATCCCGGTGCTGCTGCTCGACGAGGCGCGCAAGGCGTGA
- a CDS encoding phosphomannomutase/phosphoglucomutase, translating to MGDLPKIFKAYDVRGVVPEELDERAAEAVGAAFVEVLGAGALVIARDMRPSSGPLAEAFARGATGRGAEVVDAGLGSTDLLYYASGSLGLPGVMFTASHNPARYNGMKLCRAGAVPMSAETGLTQVRDRAAELLASAPGGPGEEAHGDPGAGAQEGVRGGSGTGSVVRRDLLDGYAAHLRGLVDLSGIRPLKVVVDAGNGMAGHTVPTVFAGLPVELTPLYFELDGDFPNHPANPLEPDNLRDLQKAVLDKGADVGLAFDGDADRCWVVDERGESVSPSAITALVAVRELARHPGATIIHNLITSRAVPEIVAEHGGVPVRTRVGHSFIKAEMARTGAVFGGEHSAHYYFKDFWFADSGLLAALHLLAALGEREVPLSDMLASYARYAASGEINSTVADQAATVARVRAAYEGRPGTSTDDLDGLTVSGPGWWFNLRPSNTEPLLRLNAEGADETLMAAVRDEVLAIVRS from the coding sequence GTGGGCGATCTTCCCAAGATCTTCAAGGCGTACGACGTCCGTGGCGTCGTGCCCGAGGAGCTGGACGAGCGCGCGGCCGAGGCGGTCGGCGCGGCCTTCGTCGAGGTGCTCGGCGCCGGCGCCCTCGTCATCGCCCGCGACATGCGCCCGTCGTCCGGCCCGCTGGCCGAGGCGTTCGCCCGGGGCGCCACCGGCCGGGGCGCCGAGGTGGTCGACGCGGGGCTCGGCTCGACCGATCTGCTCTACTACGCGAGCGGCAGCCTGGGGTTACCTGGGGTGATGTTTACGGCCAGCCACAATCCCGCGCGCTACAACGGGATGAAGCTGTGCCGCGCGGGCGCCGTCCCGATGAGCGCGGAGACGGGTCTGACGCAGGTCCGCGACCGCGCGGCCGAGCTCCTCGCCTCAGCGCCGGGCGGCCCCGGCGAAGAGGCGCACGGCGACCCCGGCGCGGGCGCTCAGGAGGGCGTCCGTGGGGGCTCCGGTACGGGGTCGGTGGTCCGGCGCGACCTGCTCGACGGCTACGCCGCTCATCTGCGCGGACTGGTCGACCTTTCGGGGATCAGGCCGCTCAAGGTGGTGGTGGACGCCGGGAACGGCATGGCGGGCCACACCGTGCCCACGGTGTTCGCGGGCCTGCCGGTCGAGCTGACGCCGCTGTACTTCGAGCTCGACGGCGATTTCCCGAACCACCCGGCCAATCCCCTGGAGCCGGACAATCTGCGCGACCTGCAGAAGGCCGTCCTGGACAAGGGGGCGGACGTCGGCCTGGCCTTCGACGGCGACGCCGACCGCTGCTGGGTGGTCGACGAGCGCGGCGAGTCGGTCTCGCCCTCGGCGATCACGGCCCTGGTCGCGGTGCGCGAGCTCGCCCGCCACCCCGGCGCCACGATCATCCACAACCTGATCACCTCCCGGGCCGTCCCCGAGATCGTCGCCGAGCACGGCGGCGTCCCGGTCCGCACCCGCGTCGGCCACTCGTTCATCAAGGCCGAGATGGCCCGCACGGGCGCCGTCTTCGGCGGCGAGCACTCCGCGCACTACTACTTCAAGGACTTCTGGTTCGCCGACTCCGGCCTGCTGGCGGCGCTGCACCTTCTCGCCGCGCTCGGCGAGCGGGAGGTCCCCTTGTCGGACATGCTCGCGAGCTACGCGCGCTACGCCGCCTCCGGCGAGATCAACAGCACCGTGGCGGACCAGGCGGCGACCGTGGCGCGCGTCCGCGCCGCCTACGAGGGCCGTCCGGGCACGAGCACCGACGATCTCGACGGTCTCACGGTGTCGGGTCCCGGCTGGTGGTTCAATCTTCGTCCGTCCAACACAGAGCCGCTCCTCCGGCTGAACGCCGAGGGGGCGGACGAAACGCTGATGGCGGCGGTCCGTGACGAGGTCCTCGCCATCGTGAGGAGTTGA
- a CDS encoding DUF3499 domain-containing protein produces MSPVRSCSRTACRQPAVFTLTYVYADSTAVLGPLATYVEPHCYDLCADHAERLTAPRGWEVVRLPSEAGQPSSDDLEALANAVREAARPAPSSGEPVGQGVEVGRRGHLRVLRSAQQNRER; encoded by the coding sequence GTGAGCCCCGTCCGCAGCTGTTCCCGTACCGCCTGCAGGCAGCCTGCCGTCTTCACACTCACGTACGTCTACGCCGACTCCACGGCGGTTCTCGGCCCTTTGGCGACGTACGTCGAACCACACTGCTACGACCTGTGCGCGGACCACGCGGAGCGGCTGACGGCCCCGCGTGGGTGGGAGGTCGTGCGGCTGCCGTCGGAGGCGGGCCAGCCGAGCTCCGACGATCTCGAGGCGCTGGCCAACGCGGTGCGCGAGGCCGCGAGGCCCGCGCCGTCGTCGGGTGAGCCCGTCGGGCAGGGGGTCGAGGTCGGGCGCAGGGGCCACCTGCGGGTGCTGCGCTCGGCCCAGCAGAACCGCGAGCGCTGA
- a CDS encoding metallopeptidase family protein, with the protein MRGPLAPREVPISRTRSERFDDFVLDAVDRLKPKWGGQLSTVEFAVEEVPPSDELLDGPGRLSLDPIPFGRAQPAAGGSPAVVVVYRRPLEARARDRDTLGALVHDVVVEQVANLLGLSPDTVDPGYDDRH; encoded by the coding sequence ATGCGTGGTCCGCTCGCTCCGCGGGAAGTGCCCATCTCGCGAACGCGCAGCGAGCGTTTCGACGACTTCGTGCTGGACGCGGTCGACCGTCTCAAGCCCAAGTGGGGCGGCCAGCTCTCCACGGTCGAGTTCGCCGTCGAGGAGGTCCCGCCGTCCGACGAGCTGCTCGACGGGCCCGGCCGGCTCTCCTTGGACCCGATCCCCTTCGGCCGCGCGCAGCCCGCCGCGGGCGGCTCCCCGGCCGTCGTCGTGGTCTACCGGCGTCCCCTGGAGGCCAGGGCGCGTGACCGCGACACGCTGGGCGCGCTGGTGCACGACGTGGTGGTGGAGCAGGTGGCGAACCTGCTCGGCCTCTCCCCCGACACCGTGGACCCCGGCTACGACGACCGCCACTGA
- a CDS encoding DUF5719 family protein encodes MENRFGFLALVIVALAALFGVAFVTRPAAVAAPAATPGRVAVASVSAVCPDPAGARVSAITPPGGKGAGVATVTEVSPATVAQDAAATARAGATDGGAGAKPPQQVTLDRPGSLWQRELPAKADPVEIYGTGAMAAGLEAAQTGRKADGAARGLASVRCAEPGASAWFVGPGPAAADVTLYLTNADTAQAVVTITAYAGEGPVLGDSGNGLVLKPGEHRAIRMRDLAPSPLLMAVEVRTVSGRVAASARAVLGAGKGADWLPASSAPATSVVVPGIPGGGGPRELFVTAPGERDTVVRIKALTADGFYAMKNRESLDVPAGSTASLDVTTGIGGQPSALVLTADVPIVAGLMATGTGAEQDVAFSAGSPPIDVGSVVADNRAGKKVSSRLILSAPAAAGKVSVQVVPAKGAAPAPVEVDIPAARTREIKPVVPAGGGDFSLIVLPLPGSGPVYGGRVLDEKAPDGLYLTVQPLAQARTSALVPPIAESTAVVLP; translated from the coding sequence GTGGAGAACCGGTTCGGGTTCCTGGCGCTCGTCATCGTCGCCCTGGCCGCCCTGTTCGGCGTCGCCTTCGTCACCCGTCCCGCCGCCGTCGCCGCCCCCGCCGCGACCCCGGGCAGGGTCGCCGTCGCCTCGGTCAGCGCCGTCTGCCCCGACCCCGCGGGGGCGCGCGTGAGCGCCATCACGCCGCCCGGCGGCAAGGGCGCGGGCGTCGCCACCGTCACGGAGGTCTCACCCGCCACGGTGGCGCAGGACGCCGCCGCGACGGCGCGGGCCGGCGCCACGGACGGCGGGGCCGGCGCGAAGCCGCCCCAGCAGGTGACGCTCGACCGGCCGGGGAGTCTCTGGCAGCGTGAGCTGCCCGCCAAGGCCGACCCCGTGGAGATCTACGGCACCGGGGCGATGGCCGCGGGGCTGGAGGCCGCGCAGACCGGCCGCAAGGCGGACGGCGCGGCGCGCGGGCTGGCCTCGGTACGGTGCGCCGAGCCCGGCGCGAGCGCCTGGTTCGTCGGACCCGGGCCCGCCGCCGCCGACGTCACGCTGTACCTGACCAACGCCGACACCGCCCAGGCCGTCGTCACGATCACGGCGTACGCCGGCGAGGGCCCCGTGCTGGGCGACTCCGGCAACGGCCTGGTGCTCAAGCCCGGGGAGCACCGCGCGATCCGCATGCGCGACCTCGCGCCCTCGCCGCTGTTGATGGCCGTCGAGGTGCGCACCGTCAGCGGGCGCGTCGCGGCGTCCGCGCGCGCCGTGCTCGGCGCGGGCAAGGGCGCCGACTGGCTGCCCGCCTCGTCGGCGCCCGCCACGAGCGTCGTCGTCCCCGGCATCCCCGGCGGAGGCGGCCCCCGGGAGCTGTTCGTCACCGCGCCCGGCGAGCGCGACACCGTGGTCCGGATCAAGGCGCTCACCGCGGACGGGTTCTACGCCATGAAGAACCGCGAGTCGCTCGACGTGCCCGCGGGCTCCACCGCCTCGCTCGACGTGACCACCGGCATCGGCGGCCAGCCGTCGGCGCTCGTGCTCACCGCGGACGTCCCGATCGTGGCCGGGCTGATGGCCACCGGTACGGGCGCCGAGCAGGACGTCGCGTTCAGCGCGGGCTCCCCGCCGATCGACGTCGGCAGCGTGGTCGCCGACAACCGGGCCGGCAAGAAGGTCTCCTCCCGGCTGATCCTCTCGGCCCCCGCCGCGGCGGGCAAGGTGAGCGTGCAGGTCGTGCCCGCCAAGGGCGCCGCCCCCGCGCCCGTCGAGGTCGACATCCCCGCCGCCCGGACCAGGGAGATCAAGCCGGTCGTCCCCGCCGGGGGAGGCGACTTCAGCCTGATCGTGCTGCCGCTGCCCGGCTCGGGGCCCGTGTACGGCGGCAGGGTGCTGGACGAGAAGGCGCCCGACGGCCTGTACCTGACCGTGCAGCCCCTCGCGCAGGCACGCACCTCGGCCCTCGTGCCCCCCATCGCCGAGTCCACGGCCGTCGTCCTGCCGTGA